The following is a genomic window from Butyricimonas faecihominis.
AGTATATCATAGAAAGAAGGAAAAAATAACTGATTAATTATTGATGTTATGAGTCGTTCGTTAAAAAAAGGCCCTTTTATTGATTTCAAGTTAGAGAGAAAAGTATTGGTAATGAATGAGTCCAATAAGAAATCGGTTGTTAAAACCTGGGCTCGTCGTTCCATGATCTCTCCGGACTTCGTAGGGCACACTATCGCTGTACACAACGGTAATAAATTTATCCCGGTATTTGTGACTGAAAATATGGTAGGTCATAAATTGGGGGAATTCGCGCCGACACGTACATTTAGAGGCCATGCTGATAAAAAGAAAAAGTAATGCATGGTAAAGTTGAACTAAAGAAGATGTATTAAAATGGGTGCAAGAAAAAGATTAAGAGCAAATCAGAATAAAGAAGCCAAAAAAGAGAAGGCTTTTGCAATTCTTCGCGATTGTCCTACATCTCCTCAAAAAATGAGATTGGTGGCAGACTTGATCCGCGGAGTAGATGTACAGAAAGCTTTGGATATGCTTAAATTTTGTCCTAAAGAAGCTGCTCGTAGAGTTGAAAAGTTGTTGCTTTCAGCAATTGCTAACTGGGAACAAAAGAACGAGGGTAAACGTGTTGACGAAGCCTCCTTGTTCGTGCAGGAAATTTTCGTTGACGGTGCAGGTATGTTGAAAAGACTTAGACCGGCCCCGCAAGGAAGAGCTCACCGGATTCGTAAACGTTCAAATCACGTGACGATCGTGTTGGGAAGCAAGACAGCTGTTGAAAACATTACAAAAGAATAGTTAGCATGGGACAGAAAGTTAATCCAATAAGCAATAGATTAGGAATCATCAGAGGATGGGATTCTAACTGGTTTGGCGGTAAGAACTATGGCGATAAATTGGTGGAAGATTACAAGATCAGAAAGTATCTGAACGCCCGTCTCGCTAAAGCAGGAATCGCTAAGATTGTTATCGAGAGAACCCTGAAGCTAATCACGATCACGATCAACACCGCTCGTCCGGGTATTATCATCGGTAAAGGCGGACAGGAAGTTGATAAGTTGAAAGAGGAGCTGAAGAAGATCACCGATAAGGAAGTTCAAATTAATATCTTCGAGATCAAACGTCCCGAGTTGGATGCCGTGATCGTAGGTAATAATATAGCTCGTCAGCTGGAAGGTCGTGTGGCTTACCGTAGAGCAATCAAGATGGCTATCGCTTCTACCATGAGAATGGGTGCAGAAGGTATCAAAATCTTGATTTCCGGTCGTTTGAACGGTGCTGAAATGGCAAGAGCCGAGATCTACAAAGAAGGTAGAATTCCATTGCACACGTTCCGTGCTGATATTGATTACGCTCAGGCTGAGGCATTGACGACCTATGGCCAGCTGGGTATCAAAGTTTGGATTTGCAAGGGAGAAGTTTACGGAAAACGTGAGCTGGTTCCGAATGCATTGGTTGGCGCTCAGAAAGAGAACAACAACCGTCCGAACAATGCCGGCAAAAAAGGCGGTTTCAAAAAGAGAAAAAAATAGTCTTTTAACTTTTAAATAGATCAAGAGCTATGTTACAGCCAAAAAGGACTAAATACAGAAGATCGCAGAAAGGGAGAATGAGAGGGAATGCCCAAAGAGGACATGAACTTGCATTTGGATCTTTCGGGATCAAGGCGTTGGAGAACATGTGGATCGAACAACGCCAGATTGAGGCAGCCCGTGTTGCAGTAACCCGTTACATGCAAAGACAGGGTCAGATATGGATTCGTATATTTCCAGATAAACCTATTACTAAGAAACCCGCTGAGGTTCGTATGGGTAAGGGTAAGGGATCTCCAGAAGGATTCGTTGCTCCTGTTACTCCGGGTCGTATTCTTTTCGAAGCAGATGGAGTACCGTATGCAATCGCTAAGGAGGCATTGCGCCTGGCAGCACAAAAGCTACCCATCGCTACTAAGTTCGTGGTTAGACGTGATTACACTGAGTAGTCGTGAGACTATTTTGAATTTCGAAACGAAAAATTGTAAGAGAAATGAAAACATCAGAGATTAAAGATTTAACCACTGAAGAGATAAAAGAAAAGATCGAGACAGAAAAAGCTGCCTTGACCAAGATGAAGATGAACCATGCTGTTTCTCCACTTGAGAACCCGATGTTAATCCGGACGACAAGAAGAAACATCGCTAGATTGATGACGGAGTTACGCAAACGTGAATTAAATAAGTAGTAGAAAAATGGAAAGAAATCTTAGAAAAGAGCGTACCGGTCTTGTGGTAAGCAACAAGATGGACAAATCTATCACGGTTGCCGTTCATTTTAAGGAGAAACACCCGATTTACGGGAAGTTCGTCAACAAGACCAAGAAGTTCACTGCTCACGATGAGAAAAATGAATGTAACATCGGGGATACAGTGAGAATTATGGAGACCCGTCCTTTGAGTAAAACCAAGAGATGGAGATTAGTTGAAATCATTGAAAGAGCTAAGTAATCATGATACAACAAGAGAGTAGATTGACCGTAGCCGACAACAGCGGCGCTAGAGAAGTGCTTTGTATCCGTGTTCTTGGTGGAACCAAGAAAAGATATGCACGCGTGGGCGATAAAATCGTTGTTGCCGTGAAGAATGCCATCCCGAACGGTGACGTAAAAAAAGGTTCAGTTAGTAAGGCAGTGGTAGTTCGTGTAAGTAAAGAGTACAGACGTCCGGACGGATCTTATATCCGCTTTGATGACAATGCTTGCGTGTTATTGAACAACGCGGGTGAAATGAGAGGAACTCGTATCTTCGGACCTGTTGCCAGAGAAGTTCGTGAGGGTTATACCAAGATTGTGTCATTAGCCCCCGAGGTACTTTAAGATTTTAGATTTATGATTTTGGATTGTAGATTGTATAATCGAATTTCTTGAATCATAAGTCGTAAATCATAAATCATAAATAATTTATACGATGAGCAAGAAGTTTCATATAAAGAAAGGTGACTTAGTTCAGGTAAATGCAGGAGAAGACAGAGGGAAGCAGGGAAAAGTACTTGAAATGATTCCGGACAAGCAAAGAGCTATTGTTGAGGGTATCAATTTGGTAAGCAAACATACCAAACCCAACGCAACTCACCCGCAAGGAGGAATTATCAAGAAGGAAGCTCCTATTCACATTTCCAACTTGAACGTGGTCGATCCGGTTACGGGAAAACCGACAAAGGTAGGACGTAGACGGAATGCCGAAGGAAAATTAGTAAGATACGCTAAGAAATCCGGACAGGAATTGAAATAGTAAAATAAATAATTGCAGGTTGTCCCAGAGCAACTTGCAATTATTAATTTAAATTTGTAGCTTTGCAGCCGCAAATTTAATGTAATATGCCGTGAGGCATGATAACCAAATAATTATAAATGAAATACGTACCAAATTACAAAACAAAGTATAACGAAGAAATTGTACCGACTTTGATGAAGGAGTTCGGATACAAGTCAGTTATGCAGGCACCCAGATTGGAGAAGATAGTAATCAATCAGGGCGTGGGATCATCCATTCAGGATAAGAAAATCCTTGAGTTTTCAATGAACGAGATCGCGACCATCACCGGTCAGAAACCCGTTGCTTGTAAATCAACCAAGGACGTTTCTAACTTTAAATTGCGTAAAGGAATGCCGATTGGCGTTAGAGTAACCTTGCGTAAAGAACGTATGTATGAATTTTTAGAAAGACTTATTGTTTCCGCGCTTCCGCGTATCCGTGACTTCAAAGGAATTAACAATAAGCTTGATGGAAGAGGAAATTACACATTAGGAATAGAAGAGCAGATCATTTTCCCGGAAATCGTGTTGGACAGTGTTCACAAGATCATGGGTATGAATGTAACGTTTGTAACTTCGGCTAATACCGACGAAGAGGCTTTTGCTCTTCTAAGAGAATTTGGATTACCATTTAAAAAGAACTAAAAAAAAGCAAAATGGCAAAAGAATCAATGAAGGCCCGTGAGGTAAAGCGTGCAAAATTGGTAGAAAAGTACGCCGCAAAACGAGCTAAATTAAAAGAGGAAGGAGACTATATTGGATTAAGCCTTCTGCCTAAGAATTCAAGTCGCGTTCGTTTGCACAACAGATGCAAATTGACGGGAAGACCGAGAGGGTACATGAGACAATTTGGTATAAGCAGAATTCAATTCCGCGAAATGGCATCTGCCGGACTTATACCTGGAGTTAAAAAGGCTAGTTGGTAATATTTAAAATTTGAAGAGATGACAGATCCAATAGCAGATTTCCTGACTCGTATTAGGAATGCAGTAAAAGCAGGTCATAAAGTTGTGGATATCCCCGGGTCAAAAATGAAACGGGAAATGACCAAAATTTTAAAAGAAAAAGGATATATCCTGAATTATAAATTCGAGCAAGATGGTGTTAGAAGCAACATTAAAATTGCTTTGAAATATCATCCTGAAACGAAGGCTCCCGCCATTAGGACATTGACACGTGTTTCAAAACCGGGTCTGAGACGTTACACGAACGTAGAGGATATGCCTCGCGTGTTAAACGGATTAGGTATCGCGATTTTGTCAACG
Proteins encoded in this region:
- the rpsH gene encoding 30S ribosomal protein S8 encodes the protein MTDPIADFLTRIRNAVKAGHKVVDIPGSKMKREMTKILKEKGYILNYKFEQDGVRSNIKIALKYHPETKAPAIRTLTRVSKPGLRRYTNVEDMPRVLNGLGIAILSTSLGVMSDKEARQKNVGGEVLCYVY
- the rpsN gene encoding 30S ribosomal protein S14, coding for MAKESMKAREVKRAKLVEKYAAKRAKLKEEGDYIGLSLLPKNSSRVRLHNRCKLTGRPRGYMRQFGISRIQFREMASAGLIPGVKKASW
- the rplE gene encoding 50S ribosomal protein L5 yields the protein MKYVPNYKTKYNEEIVPTLMKEFGYKSVMQAPRLEKIVINQGVGSSIQDKKILEFSMNEIATITGQKPVACKSTKDVSNFKLRKGMPIGVRVTLRKERMYEFLERLIVSALPRIRDFKGINNKLDGRGNYTLGIEEQIIFPEIVLDSVHKIMGMNVTFVTSANTDEEAFALLREFGLPFKKN
- the rplN gene encoding 50S ribosomal protein L14, with product MIQQESRLTVADNSGAREVLCIRVLGGTKKRYARVGDKIVVAVKNAIPNGDVKKGSVSKAVVVRVSKEYRRPDGSYIRFDDNACVLLNNAGEMRGTRIFGPVAREVREGYTKIVSLAPEVL
- the rpsS gene encoding 30S ribosomal protein S19, giving the protein MSRSLKKGPFIDFKLERKVLVMNESNKKSVVKTWARRSMISPDFVGHTIAVHNGNKFIPVFVTENMVGHKLGEFAPTRTFRGHADKKKK
- the rpsQ gene encoding 30S ribosomal protein S17, with translation MERNLRKERTGLVVSNKMDKSITVAVHFKEKHPIYGKFVNKTKKFTAHDEKNECNIGDTVRIMETRPLSKTKRWRLVEIIERAK
- the rpsC gene encoding 30S ribosomal protein S3; the protein is MGQKVNPISNRLGIIRGWDSNWFGGKNYGDKLVEDYKIRKYLNARLAKAGIAKIVIERTLKLITITINTARPGIIIGKGGQEVDKLKEELKKITDKEVQINIFEIKRPELDAVIVGNNIARQLEGRVAYRRAIKMAIASTMRMGAEGIKILISGRLNGAEMARAEIYKEGRIPLHTFRADIDYAQAEALTTYGQLGIKVWICKGEVYGKRELVPNALVGAQKENNNRPNNAGKKGGFKKRKK
- the rplV gene encoding 50S ribosomal protein L22; this translates as MGARKRLRANQNKEAKKEKAFAILRDCPTSPQKMRLVADLIRGVDVQKALDMLKFCPKEAARRVEKLLLSAIANWEQKNEGKRVDEASLFVQEIFVDGAGMLKRLRPAPQGRAHRIRKRSNHVTIVLGSKTAVENITKE
- the rpmC gene encoding 50S ribosomal protein L29, with amino-acid sequence MKTSEIKDLTTEEIKEKIETEKAALTKMKMNHAVSPLENPMLIRTTRRNIARLMTELRKRELNK
- the rplP gene encoding 50S ribosomal protein L16, whose amino-acid sequence is MLQPKRTKYRRSQKGRMRGNAQRGHELAFGSFGIKALENMWIEQRQIEAARVAVTRYMQRQGQIWIRIFPDKPITKKPAEVRMGKGKGSPEGFVAPVTPGRILFEADGVPYAIAKEALRLAAQKLPIATKFVVRRDYTE
- the rplX gene encoding 50S ribosomal protein L24, whose product is MSKKFHIKKGDLVQVNAGEDRGKQGKVLEMIPDKQRAIVEGINLVSKHTKPNATHPQGGIIKKEAPIHISNLNVVDPVTGKPTKVGRRRNAEGKLVRYAKKSGQELK